The region ATTGAATGGCCTCCACTACAATCGTCTTGAACTCATCAGATATCTCAGACATGAAGCTCGTGATCTGTTTCATGAGTCTATCCACGCTTGTCTCACTGCCAgtctgtgggtgtggttagagTCATAGCAAGTCCATTACATAATGCGCAATACAAGGTATAGGGACTCTTAGTAAACACAGCCAGTTTTGTGctacaatgtacagtgtacatgtaggtacgtGTAACCGCGCATACaacgtactacatgtacacgtttGTTTCCCCCTGAATACAATAACACGTCACATTTCTTCCATATTGATAGCTAGTCCCACCTTGAGCAGAGTCGTGATGGCCAGAGTGGCAATGCTCCTGTTAGTGTCTGAGATGAGGTTCTCCAGGTCCACATTACACGAGGTGACTGCGTCAGGGTGGAACATGGCGATACGGTTGAGAGTCTTCACCGCAGAGAAACGAATAGTAGGCTTCGAGGAGGTCAAAAACATCTGCAATACTGGAGGGAGGGGTTAAGGAGCTAATTAATATGTACAAGTAGGAACATATAAGAAGCACAGCAAATTGAaaaggtacatgtaagcaCATATCTATACTATACATACAGATAGCAACAAAGGCACTGGGTACTCTGTTACAGTCAACATGCTGACACACACAGGGAAGAAGCAAATGAGCAGCAAAGAGACTGGGGGCAAATACTGCCTATACTGACTCAGAGACGGTTGGTTGTCTCATTACCTGACACAGCAGGCTGCACTTCTCTGGCAGTGACATTCTTGAGGTTGACCATCGAGCGAGCAGCCTCGTACACAACCATCtgtcacacacaacacacacatgacaCTGAACACTTCGGCCAAGCAAGCTATCATTCAATATACATACAACCTCACATACATTTAAAAATACATAAAACCACTGAcagcaaacttccagttcatGCAAtggtttacatgtacatcctgtgatagcccccccccccccacccacacacacacacacacgtacacacacgtacacacacacacacacacacacgcaccatgTACCCACCTCACTCTTGTGCCTGAGGCAAGTCTCGAGGAAGTCGTACAGCACACTATTGGAGGACCTCTCCTCATCCTCGAGCACGGTACAGGCTATCCTGATGAGGAGGCAATAACCGTGGGGAGAGCGGAGGGGGGAGCGTATCTGCTTGGACACCATCTTGGAGACAGCGTGGCGATCCTTCTTCCTGATGTGGTAGAGCAGACCCATGGCGTGGTATTGCACCATCATGTTGTCAGAGGAGAGAGCCTCGGTCGTTTCATTGATCCAACGTTTGACGATCTCACTGCTACCCTTGAAACAGAGATGCTGCATGGACAGGTGGaagacagtacagtacagttggTGGAAATCATTCCTGAGATAACATTATTCAGGAAAGAGGCAAAAATTTATTCAGGTGATACAAAGCCTAACAATGACCAGCAGTACTAACCAAGAACTAAGTGTACTTACAAAAGACGAGACTAGAGCGGCACTGGCCACGGCTGAGTTCCTGTCCACAATTGCCTGCTTCATGTAACGCTCTATAGCTTGTATCATGGTGGACTGCAGTGGgtacaaacacacactcagataaacacacacaaccattCACAGTCTGCATACACGTACTTAGAGAGAAAGGAAAGGATTTCAGACTGGTTAAATTTGGCCCAGATCTTTGAACTAAACACGCAACTTAGttattgtatgtatgtacatgtagctacagaATACAAAGCTGCTCCAATAAAATGGGATTTAGCAAGAGTCCATGAAGGTACTTGGCATGCGTGGTATCTAGGGGCAATGATAAGGATCTGCTCTTGGGACTTCAAGCCCcctcaaaacacacacaaggctAACCCAGATCTGCTTACATCAGTGATGGTACAGAGAGCCTTGATAGCACTGGCTCTGAACTGGTCCTCCTTGCCCGTCATGTCCTTGGTGAGACTGCTCGTGACaataatgacatcactcgACATCTTGGACATCTCTTTGATGGCCAGATACACGAGGCGACGGAGCGTATAGTCCTTGGACTGGAAGAGCTTTGTAATGGCAAAGAAGGTCTCGGTAGCCTCAGTGGAGGAGAGGGGAATTCCCTACACGCAGATATTACAGAATATAATAGAGTAACTATTAAACACATACAGTACAAAATTGCTCGTTCACATAAATTTTCTGCTAAATCGTGAGTGTCAAAATTGGATGTTGTATTTGGCATGATTATACAAGGGGGCTACATTATTAGAATAATGCCCTTGTCAAACTAatgccccacctccccccccccccccccccctaccagGGATAGGGGTGGGGCATTAGTTTTACAAGTGCATAACAAAGAAACAGCAATAGCTTACGTACATGATGTGCGTATGCACATGTAGAACTCTACAAtacaagtgggtgtggtggatgtacgtacatgtagaactCTACAAtacaagtgggtgtggtagatgtacgtacatgtagaaacaagtgggtgtggtggagGTACGCACATGTAGAGCTATACAAtacaagtgggtgtggtggaggtacgtacatgtagagctATACAAtacaagtgggtgtggtgggggtacgtacatgtagagctATACAAtacaagtgggtgtggtggagGTACGCACATGTAGAGCTATACAAtactagtgggtgtggtggagGTACGCACATGTAAAgacaagtgggtgtggtggagGTACGTACATGATTGATGAGGTAGAGGATCTTGGTAAGGATGACAGCACAACGTCGCGGGTGCAGATTGTTATCATTGAACACTCGGGCCTCTTGTAGAACAGTCGTCTTTTCAAGATTTACAAATGGATTCGCATCAGCTGTGTAAAGTTATTTAAATGATTGAACTTTATATTGAACTTTGTATTTCCCCCACTTACAATCTTCATCATCCTTCTTGTACGCTCTAAGCACGTTCATCTTGAGCTGCAGGACAACAGAGATCTCTTTGTCACTATTGACACGTGGCAGTTTCTGTAAAACACCGTAGACTATGTCGTATGATCACATGCACTCCTAGAtcctagcctcgttccctggccgatccgtctcctagcctcgttcccaggccgccGATCCGTCTCGGGCCTGGGAACAATGCTAATGCACTCCCAGAAAAGAGAACatttgatgatctttaccctcTGATCTTTGATTTTAAGCCAGCCGCCCACGCTTTTACACTCTGAATGATCTCACTGTACTGTCTggtgcagctagctagactagtcTAGCTAGCACAGATGCAGCCAGCTAGCCTGTCTTAGTTTGTACACAGTAATTACAGCTAGTTTTGGGGAGCTTAGAAAGGTCAAGTGTTTCCCGGGGTTTCTACGGTTCAAGAGAACTTGGTACATGGTATGGCCTTGTCAGGTTTGTTGACCCCAAGGTATTTCCCGGATCCCATGAGTGAAATGAGTGGGATGTGGTGAAGTAGAGAGACTTTTTGTGGTTGGGTTAGCCCATGATGATGAGATAAGCTAGTGTAAACTACAATCAAAGGAGTTTCTATCAAGCCAAGTACACTGACCCTCTGACTATTAGAAGAAGGTCTCTACTTCTCTGAGTGGCAGTTCGAGTAAATCAGTAATCACACCAGTTCTATGTGAAgaattgattgattgattctCATACCGGTAACAAAGCTATGCAGTGCTACCCTACAATGATCAGAGGGGCCCTCTGTGTCTGCCTACTGACCCTATGGACACCCCTTCAAGGTACACCATTATAAGACTATAGGCTGcacaaacacagcacacacttTAATACCAAGCCCCGATTTTTTTCTGTTTAAAGGTCGAAAAAAGGGTCTGGAGAATTTCCTATCAACGAGTGTGTTAccgctgcgcatgcgcatgttATGCAACTTGTCAGCTAGATGCAATGCAATGCAACTGCATCGGTAACAACGAGCTGTAGATATCTAGCTAGCTTCAAGGATGTCTCCTGTCATGTCCCTCTGTATACTTGAAACCAGCAATCTAAATGCAAGTGCATGGTACTGCAAATAAATTGATTGACGTAGACAAACTATGAACAAACAATTAGTCAGACTATATTTTTGGGTCAAAACCTCCTTCCTATATTAACACCCCTTATTCATCCTGTTACATCAAGGGAAGGACTTCCTGCCACCTCTTCTTCACCCACTCTCACGATCAGCTCGCTGGCCATTCAAACCTTGGAATAACAGATCTCTcatttgtcataattataaataaaacTACAAAAGCTTGTAAGAGACAACTAGAAAATAGAAAATTCTACCTGGCACCCGATACACAACTTGAATATTGCTCAGTTGCCTGCATGGTACCCCCATCAATAGTAAAAAGTTCAATCATTTGCGGGAAGAATAATCGCGTAAAATCAATTATCACCCACCCCTTTTACCTTTAAGCCCACATCTGTGTCAAAAGTAAATGTCTTATTTGGAGAAGCACTAACCATCTGAACTATCCATGTGCATTAGCTCATTAGACTACCGGTAGTTGCAATGGCTTTTTTCACTATAAATTAATCACTCCTTATTATAATTCCTGCATCCTTATTTGATCACTGGCTATGGAGGACTCGAGAGCTTTTCAACTACACCCAGTTGTAAATACATTGCATATAACCGTGGTTTTACATTTATATTATGAACTACACTGTGCACGGTCATCAACTATAAAAAAATTTGTGACCATGCACTGTTTACTATTAGCCACTTACGGTGGTGCACAACTTTGATATAGAAATTTCTCCAGATCAAATTTTTATCGGGGCTGGTGCGAAACTAAACACTGCACTGTAGTTGTAGGCTACCCCATAAGGAGAGTGTAAATGTGTAGTAGGTGTGATAATAATTAGCACAaaaaagcgtagaaacaagCAATCCAGCGAGAGCATAAACTCGCTTGACATATCATTTTTCTTCAATTTTATCACCCCCTCATGGCCAGCTTAATTTCTAATGATTTATGGCTCGAggtgtagccgcacgagggatatggtaaagctgactgtgtgtgtgtgtgtgcgtgtgtgtgtctagctgtaactgctcaaacggttgcaatgtgacgaaaactaacagtttctataggctttttAATTTAGCTACgttcttttggattttgaCTCGTGGATTTGTAAACTAAAGTTTATTTCGTGAGTTATGGCTAATTTTTTActtaaagttatggctgttgcattctcttcagaatctttcatagcatcgtctgttcgcacaaactttctcttcaacttataagttagtcttgcactgtgctaatgccGAGAGgaattagcacagcgcagcttgctaCTCCATCAAGTTGTGCCTTCACATACCGTACAGTGGGAAATGTTCGTGGGatgcaaaatttcgcgtttttcgagggcagagtatagttaacgcgaaaattaaaactgggataaactcccatgcaccggtatttcacgtgcaaagctattggtggggtgggtgtggttttctggcattgaaacgtgaatagaacccacgaaaatgtctgcagggctctggagccaaataacgaaaatttgcacccatAAACATTTCTTGCTATACAGTACTCATTTTAGTCATTCTGGTGTTCTGTAATAGCCCCGAGTATATCACCTAGCTATTTAACAAATCTACTTCTACTGGCTGTTTCCCTTACTTAATGGCATGGAAGTTTGTATAGAAGTTTGCAAGGAAGTTTGCAAGAATCGTTTACGTCCCGAAAGGTGGTGACAAGAAGAATCCGTTGAACTATAGGCCTGTTTCAATACTACCAATTCTTAGTCAAGCTGTTTAGCTTGAAAACTGCTTGAAAATAAGTTGCAGACTTGATGCTAGAGCATTACGAGCAAGTGAACCACTCGGTAAATCAACTTATACCGCTGTCCTCATTTCCTTCacccatgataattattgtgaatgcTAGCTGTAGACGTCGGTTATAAGTATGCTGTGTGTTCTTTGACCTTAGTAAGGCTCGCCCCACTCAATGCATGCTTGTTTGGAAGTTATTAGACCTGCACATGCACCAACTCGGTACTTGTAAAATGGATTTTACAACTGTCTAACTGTTATCAAACTGTCGTTCTTGATGGTGCTCAATCATGCACtctacagggtgtcatacagggggaaaggggggatatcccccccctagctccaatttcccccccctttcaattatgactgagtgtccatagctgggtattgaaataacggttgacctttttttagcaacattttctggttacttttctcatttcccccctctacttcaaaatcctgtatgacaccctgctctacctgtaatttatagtgtccctcaagACTCGGTACTGATCGAGCCCTTTACTTCTTCTATTTATATTGACAAAGTATCGAGTTCAGTAACAAACGGCAGTAGATTTGCCATGTTACTGTATGCTGCCGGTtatctcatgcatgcacgaggGATGCACCCTCGTGCACAGTTAATACAACTGGAGCCCGAGGGAAAGCGTTGTATTAGCATCCCTCTTGCATGAGTAATAACCTATACATAAAACTGTTAACTCCAGCATCAATGTCTGCatgatcgtgaatctagaAAGCAATTAGatcgattagaaaacagtgCCTTCAAAGATCGCCTACAAGATTCAACTATAACTTAActagcctattatttttcaactactgtttcattagcagttaaaggATCTGTACTTGTATATGGCCTGAAATAATGTGAATATACCATCATCAATGGCTCATGTTACAGCTGCCTCTCCTCTGGTAAATTTCAAGCGTTGACTGATTGATTTGTTACTAGTAGTTGATTGCCTTCATGGTCAGTTAATCTTAGTCATTATAAACATTGTCCTGAGCGAGTGTTGTTTCAGTTCCACCTAGATATGTTGTATATAAGTCATGAATTCGATCCTTGCGAGCATATATACACCTGTTTGTCCTCCTCTCCCACAGGTACATCTGGTGTCTTGTCAGAGCTCTACTTCTCCAACAACAATGACATCATGCGACTGACGAATGGCTCCTCCACTGTGGTTATCCCTGGCTTGAAACTAGTAGACACTATTGAATGCAATATCTGTGACCGTATGATCTACTGGGTGGACCAGAACCCACCTGTTGCCATCCGTCGAGCCCTCCCCGGCAACGCCTCCTTTGTGGAGACGGTGAGTCCCTATGTGTTTGGGGGAGGGGTCTACCAATGTGGGGGTGTCACTGTGGTTTCTTCAATTGACATTATACTGGCTTTGCACATCATTATGTcagcacatacatgtactcttACAGATACTGGATAGGGACCTGGACCATCCCAAGGGGCTGGCCATTGACTGGGTCGggaacaatatctatttctctCACGGCAACCGTATTGAGGTAGCCACCTGTGACGGTCAACATCGCAGGGTTCTCAAAGTGATAGAAAATGTAGAAGTTGGCCCAATTGCCATTGACCTCACTACCGGGTAAGTCATGTGATGATAGGCCTAGTAGCAACATTAAGATCCTGcctcctcctcacacacacacaggtacctCTACTATGTGGCTGACATGTTCTTTGTTCATCGTATGATGTTGAATGGCAGCTCTGACGACGGGTTTATGCAAGTAGTAGATTCACCAGAGATTATTTGCATGGAGATAGATGTTGTTAATCAGGTCCTCTACTGGACCAACAAGGGCGACAGCACACCCTCCTACGCTATCAAGAAACTTGACCTCACTACAGCTGTGGTAAGTGGTAGTTGACTGTGCATTAGACCATTTACTATGCCCTCCTCTCCCATTGCAGCGACAGGTGGAGGCGATAGTCACTCAAAGCATTGCTTACAAGCTGGTTCACCATGGCAACACTCTGTACTGGACTGAGATGAACCGCACCACCTCAGAGATTGACCGACCAGGGGCCCTCTATTCTATGGTACTCGGGTCAGGTGATATGGAGGAGGAGGTGCTCCTACGCAACTACACACTGAACCCTCAGGATCTCTGCTACTTCTTTGAAATGAATGGTATCCTATGTACTCACAAGTATTTTGTACCGTATTAACTACGAACATCAAACATAAGTGAATTTTGTGTTGATCActtgcaaaaataaaatcccAAAAACCTCAGCTATTATACTGGTATACTGGTATACTGGAATGACATGTGATCCTTCAGAacacaataccgtatagcgggtatatttcgagggtataaactttcacggaatagcagcctttttgcacccatgcatgcatgcgattcgtgggtataaatgttcatggTAGGTGCCTGATCAGCGAACCACGAAAGTTTATAACCTCTAAGTATAATAcagggccgtagatagcttaggtttgcaggggtagcaaaataacagctgaacatttttattaggtcaactgtttttcaTATCCTCTGAGTATGGAACTTGTAACTTGCTGTGACACCAACTTAGCTATTCATGGAGCAACTAAAACAAGGTAGATTGTACTAAGAAGATGCTCCTGCTTCCCAGAGGCATAGTAGAACTctgaattttacctaaaaaaaggtcaccACTTTTTCTCTgcagtaagcatgcgcatcagatagccctgcccacatttgcATTGGGCATCTGCACATCAATGTTTCACAGTAAATCTTGCAGATCTAGAATGCTAGGGGGGCAACTGccccccctgccccccccgctgtctacggccctgtaatacccgctatatggtagttAAATCGCAAGAAGTTAACTTTTTTGTTGATTTGGCttatttgcaaaggttttttacgTGCATGTTGTCGCACTAAAACGAATTGCCATTATTCGTTTCCGGTTGTTTCGTTAGTAGCTTTTCGTTTTGTACTACATGCGCAAATGATTCTACGGTATGCCAATAAACTGTTCATGTTGCAATTGTGGATCGCACATGTAATCACATCCTGCCCCCCTCATACACATAGTGTCCGAGAATAGCTGTGCTATTAACAATGGTGGCTGTGACGTGCTCTGTCTGACGGTGCCCTCCCTCAGGGGTGGGACTGAGCCGCAGTGTGCCTGTCCTACTGGCATCCTGTTCTCTCCCGATGGCGATACTTGCCTCCCCTGTAAGCTAAGCTAGCTGTCAGCTTAACTACTGCATTTAATTGTATATTACTTCAATACCCATGTTTGGACCTAATAAGTCACTCCCCACCACCTACAGACCCAAACAAGTTCCTGCTGTTCACTCAACGCCATGATTCCGATACTAGTAGCACTGTCAGCCATACTGATGTGAGACTCATCTCTCTGGATGCTCCGCCATTCTTTGTGGACACACCCACCTCTGTGACAGTGCCCAATGCATCAGCACGGTTCATTGCCTATGATGTCATAACATTAtttgtgagtggtgtgtgtgtttagtgtgtgtatactgaCCCCCCATATAATGGTGGTGGGGTGCAGATACagtttgtgttgtgtgtgcatgcatggtgtactGTGTATACTAGATGTAGCTAATCTCATGAGAATAGTTCCAGCTAGTGGGTCATTAGTCATATGACAACTCTGTAagtatgtgttgtgtgcctTGTTCAATACTTGCAGCTGTTGAAACATGATCATGACCATGTATACATTATActgatgtgtgtgtccctGCGTAGGTGTACTGGAGCCAGGTGGACCCCCCACAGATTCGTCGAGCCCCGGTGCATGGTACGGAGGGGGAGGAAGAGGTGGTGATCCAGACAAGCATCTCCCTCCCAGAGTCCCTTGCCATTGACGCCTACGCCATGAACCTCTATTGGGTCGACTCCGCCCTCAATAAGATTGAGGTGGTGGGAATTGGTGAAACCAACAGGTATCGAAAGGTGCTCGTGCAAACAGGGAGGAAGCCTCTAGGGCTGGCACTCGACCTACTCAACAGGTCTGTCTGGCTTATTAATGTTTGGCATTTGTTGGGGGAGTTTTTGTAAAGAGAAAGGGTTGTTCTGTTTGGATCAGTGTATTATTATGGTTGCAGgttttcatacaggatttttagctgagggggggggggaattatTTGGGGACCCCCAGAAAAGATTTGGTGATTAAGGAGCAGATTAAATGATGACAATTTAGCTAGGCTAATGCAAATAGGACCTGACTTGAGGTTGTAGACATtttttataccacacttacgtcacaactaattgatctcattggtcaacagctgtaggatcatacagccccaggcgtgcacagtttttcaagttgttttttagttttttcatttatTCAAAAAAGCTGATTAGCAAaaagaaaagagccatgcttaacggtactaagactcaaagcgatgGCAGAAACATGGAAGTGTAGTTATAaaaagagcttgcaactccagtaagggacatCGAAgagtcaacgcttggaccaaggaacgtcttgagcatctgtaggagttgACGTGTTGCttaactagctctttgacggctgcaaaatccttgttttttttgcagtctgcatcgtggattgaattgttgctagggggaggtccttttatagtacTGCAGTCACgcggtataagtcagatatgccacacctactcggaagATATACACCCCACATATATCCTCTGCTACCATGGTTATATATCTCTCGGCTACGCCTCGGAGTAATCACGGTAGCAGAGGATATATGGGtacatatcctcctcttaggtgtggtatatcctatacagaGATAAACCACAGaattaaattattataatagctacatgtagatcttcattgtaaaacaccACAGTTTGATATGACATCAAGTTTTGGAAATCCCATGGCGCCCCCCTCCCCGTTCTATATGAAACCCTGGGtcaagagtgcaatatgggattaatagtgCGAGACAAGCAATGGCACGAAGCGTaaccgagtgctattaacctgccagtcagtggcggatctaggattcttgaaaggggggttccagggcTCTGAGCAGGTCGAGGACTGttattttacctaaaaaaaggtagTCACTTCTTCGAAACAGTGAGCATACGCATTAACACACTGAAAACACACATAAAGGGAGAGTATCGATTTCTCATAGGAACACTGTAAGGAAAGGGTTGCTCTGTTTGGATCAGTGTATTAGTTGATTAACTGCACACCCGACCGTTCTTTAGGTTCATGTACTGGACTGACCTTGACAAGAGTGCTCCGAGGGTGGAGCGTTGCCATATGGACGGCACAAATTGCACTCAAATACTCACTCACCTTCCCCCCAACACTATCCGTGAGCCTGCCACCATCACAGTGGACCCTCTCTCCAGCTGGGTGTACTTTGCTGAGACACAGAGTGACAGAGTGTTCCGCTACAACGGTCTCACAGGAGAGCACACAGACGAACAACTGCGTGGTATGTTCTTGTAATTATCATTTACCCCACGTGCAATGAGTGTTGTTACAAACGGTTCACTATAGTGTCTCTTTATAGACCCAAAATCTGGAACCGCACCCAATGATGTGGCAGGACTGGCGGTACATGGTAACTACCTCTATTGGACAGATCGTAGTGGCACTGGGGCATCTATGGCGAGGATTGACAAGGTCGAATTTACTGCCCCCGAGACTGTACACAACTCAGGGGGTCTCCACGGTCTGCTGGCTGTCGatcacagtgcaagtgcacgTATGTGCAATCCGTGTGCTTGATAACTCTAAATGTTATGATGTTTCCCCCCACTCATAGTTTCCCCTATGTGCTCGCTGTGTGAGCAGCTGTGTCTGTCCCCctcatgtgcatgtgcagaccACTTCATATTGGACACCTCCACTCAAGGAAGTTGTTGGGGTGAGCCACAAACCACGCTTgcccacatacatgtactgttagcGTACTAgcgtatgtacatgcaagtatAAACTCCTTGAGACTACTGACCTACCCCACATAGAGCCACCAGCCACTCTGTTGATGGGTAGCACCCTCCGGGGGGTCTTCCAGTTTACAGAGAACAGTGCTAGCGTCAACTGGAATGGGAACAATGAACCAATTCTTAATATTAATGTGGACCATATGGATGTTGACTTCAGTACTGACACTCTCTTCTGGGTCAGCAAGGACGACAAGGTACGTCCCTCTGGGTCACATGACTGGCACATGATCCTCACATGACCTCCCTGCATGCAGCTGGTGTATCGTAACTCACTGAAAAACACCTCCCTCCCGGCTGAGCGTGTAGTGCACTGCTGTGTGGGGGAGATTAGCGATCTGGCTGTTGACTGGTTTGGCCGCAACCTCTACTGGGTGGACTCTGCTCGTCACGTGATTGAGGTAGCCCAACTTGATGGTCGTCACAGGATTGTGCTGTACAATGTCCCCCCTCGCCTGGGGACACTCAACATCATCACACTGGATCCCCTCAGGGGGTAAGCAAatgttactgtacatgtacaagcaaaattattatgtgtgctatgcataatatatatattatgtgtatgacccccccctccacacacatacacagctaTCTATATTGGTCTCCAGATTCTGGAGCAAAAATCTATCGCTGGAGGATGGACGGGAGCAGCACAATGTCACCCGATGCGTTCTGGGAGTCACCTGACTA is a window of Halichondria panicea chromosome 13, odHalPani1.1, whole genome shotgun sequence DNA encoding:
- the LOC135346840 gene encoding low-density lipoprotein receptor-related protein 5-like isoform X3, with the translated sequence MQCYPTMIRGALCVCLLTLWTPLQGTSGVLSELYFSNNNDIMRLTNGSSTVVIPGLKLVDTIECNICDRMIYWVDQNPPVAIRRALPGNASFVETILDRDLDHPKGLAIDWVGNNIYFSHGNRIEVATCDGQHRRVLKVIENVEVGPIAIDLTTGYLYYVADMFFVHRMMLNGSSDDGFMQVVDSPEIICMEIDVVNQVLYWTNKGDSTPSYAIKKLDLTTAVRQVEAIVTQSIAYKLVHHGNTLYWTEMNRTTSEIDRPGALYSMVLGSGDMEEEVLLRNYTLNPQDLCYFFEMNVSENSCAINNGGCDVLCLTVPSLRGGTEPQCACPTGILFSPDGDTCLPYPNKFLLFTQRHDSDTSSTVSHTDVRLISLDAPPFFVDTPTSVTVPNASARFIAYDVITLFVYWSQVDPPQIRRAPVHGTEGEEEVVIQTSISLPESLAIDAYAMNLYWVDSALNKIEVVGIGETNRYRKVLVQTGRKPLGLALDLLNRFMYWTDLDKSAPRVERCHMDGTNCTQILTHLPPNTIREPATITVDPLSSWVYFAETQSDRVFRYNGLTGEHTDEQLRDPKSGTAPNDVAGLAVHGNYLYWTDRSGTGASMARIDKVEFTAPETVHNSGGLHGLLAVDHSASALSPMCSLCEQLCLSPSCACADHFILDTSTQGSCWEPPATLLMGSTLRGVFQFTENSASVNWNGNNEPILNINVDHMDVDFSTDTLFWVSKDDKLVYRNSLKNTSLPAERVVHCCVGEISDLAVDWFGRNLYWVDSARHVIEVAQLDGRHRIVLYNVPPRLGTLNIITLDPLRGYLYWSPDSGAKIYRWRMDGSSTMSPDAFWESPDYTEVFGLALNYTANAGISDQLYFGVYSNDPPGWLVHSQEMDDEDNLSLLGQFNSAVKDLSTYKGDSYIIQGDISLPTVVKVQHDDLTNSHSEVAIPIALFNQPLSTLSLAISHHSLQPGLHECSVDNRGCGGGAVCLVETGVRGACVCPPLEASVIETDSNGIDHIACVAEDTFVLLATEDGVYVLPYVSPSIEKSSSKVQPFPLPPVGSIQSLTYDPINKSVLFTDDTSQLHSVSLDSSSDYSYPLVNDSAPYSLAYDWRGGHVFTTTSPGFQIELTTINGEGVGSVLDFQRTDKRYVLNILGELLFDTDRQRLYWTYVAHDGELGVDVGVELRYMDLSDNTRTERSVDLGGRRIRNITLEPESGSIYWVSIVNTDYVIIERFFPNNGTVVSIQSATASVMGLAVTMVNSQPLLFWYDSAEEVIFLHDGRQEVSYRGWSSGGARIVGMLAHTTMPVPVNLPCLAAERPCSHYCLSNSHSSALQCSCPSNTQLENGVTCSDVSCGNSLWSCGGDSPECYPRTYLCDYIPHCRNRADETCNCNRSDFGCYLSDTGDECVAMEFKCDGISHCSHGEDEMDCCETNQFGCYVEDDTYKPLGGGSVIRYHCLHNSSRCDGMVDCLNQTINEPLDCPTTMTPEPMTTPPSITTFLIIITGVVVSFFIAVLLLLLLVYKKRCASRCARLSQGYPNKLDMVPMDSKNRTCSLSPNNQNSEL